A window from Candidatus Aenigmatarchaeota archaeon encodes these proteins:
- a CDS encoding NUDIX domain-containing protein, with amino-acid sequence MPEEVLVVPRKVLFGEKNERYFQGFIPRKNLEFENIIRKKSLFILRKVTSPKQKKPAEEDPEMKQVIPYIIFKYKDEFFVYKRLEKSDEKRLVEKYSMGIGGHINPIDKGDLLSEAMKREFFEEVDYPYRYKSKIIGFINDDSDDVGKVHFGVVFLVEGSNKRIEVKEKDKIVGRMMTLAEARKLRDRMESWSRFVLDWLKVNKM; translated from the coding sequence ATGCCAGAAGAAGTGCTTGTTGTCCCAAGAAAAGTTTTATTTGGTGAAAAGAATGAAAGATATTTTCAGGGTTTCATTCCAAGGAAAAATTTGGAGTTTGAAAATATAATAAGGAAAAAATCTCTATTTATATTGAGAAAAGTTACCTCACCAAAACAGAAAAAACCTGCCGAAGAGGACCCGGAAATGAAGCAGGTAATACCGTATATAATTTTCAAATACAAGGATGAGTTTTTTGTTTATAAAAGATTGGAAAAAAGTGACGAGAAGAGGTTGGTTGAAAAGTATTCCATGGGTATAGGAGGGCATATAAATCCGATAGATAAAGGGGATTTACTTTCAGAAGCCATGAAGAGGGAGTTTTTCGAGGAAGTTGATTACCCGTATAGATACAAGAGCAAGATAATCGGGTTTATAAATGATGATAGTGATGATGTCGGAAAGGTCCACTTTGGTGTTGTATTCCTGGTTGAAGGCTCCAACAAAAGGATAGAAGTAAAGGAAAAAGATAAAATTGTTGGAAGGATGATGACTCTTGCTGAAGCTAGAAAATT